The segment TCAAATCCTAGATGGCCTTCAACATCATCAAACTCTGAAAGATTTGACTTGCAATCCTTGTGCCTAAGCAGGTTCTTAGGAGCTGTTACAATCAGTGGCTTCCGGAACTCCCTATGTATCTACAGCCCCACACCAATAGTAGCCAACAATAGAAGGAATAATAACATGTGAGCAAACTGCAAACCAAACGCTAGAATCAGAAAAACAAACTGCACAATAAGATAAGCTGACCTGCCGACGCAACAAATGAAAATAATTTGCAGGAGTTGTTACATTCACAACCTGCCAGTTACACTCTTGTATCTGCTTGCGAAGTGTTGGTTCCATCTCAGGTATGACAAAAGGATTATCATCACTCATCTGCGGAAAACAATCATTATAGCAGTCTCAAGTAAGCAGTTAAACTCAAGTTCTAGTCTCCAGACAAGCAGAAGATCTGAATCATTACCAAAAGGAAATGAATTTACTGTACACTTGCATGACATGACTATTGATTGCCACACAAAAAAGAATTGCGCGGATGCATTAAAAGTTTAATTAAAACTGcatctttttttataaaaatggtTTCAAGAGAAGAACAAACATCTCACATTAGAGAATTTATAATACTGTAGACCCACATGGGATGAGTTTACCAAACATGATTTGTATGGATGCACAAAAATTACATGGTTTCTTTCAAAATAGTTGGATAAAAAACAACTAAAATATATAGAACAAGGATGCAAAAAAAAGGACTGGTCACCACTGATGTGATGGCTGAACAACAGCAATAACAAAAACATGCCTCCTGTGAATTACCTGAAGGAAGCGCTCCAAGCGGGCACTGGAATGCTCAGGACCTTGGCCATCATAACCATGAGGCAGCAGAACAACAAGGCCGGTTTGCCGCAACCATTTTGCCTCGCCGCTGCTCAAAAACTGGTCGAACATCACTTGTGCACCATTGGCAAAATCGCCAAATTGTGCTTCCCAAAGAACCAATGAGTTAGGGTTCTCCATGGAGTAACCCAATTCAAACCCAAGAACAGCAAACTCTGAAAGTGAACTGCAATACATAGCATAAGGTTAAAACAACTTATCACTGAAATCATAGTTCCGCTAGGCGCTCGCCTAGGCGCGACTAGTCGCGAATCGGAGCTCCCCGCCTCGCCTATGGGGGTAGGCGGAAcctaggcggcggcggcggcgccggtgggGGTGGAGAGCATCCGGTGGAGCTTCGGACGTGCGCAGACGGCGGCGAGCACGGCGGGCGCGGGCGAGAGGAGGAGACAGTCGCTGGCGGGGAGGAGCAGCGCGGCCGACGGCGTGCGCAGAGAGAGGGAGCAGCGggagagggcggcggcggcggcggcgggcagaGTCGCGTCGCGAGTCGCGGCTTGCGGGAGACGGGGAGTCACGGGGGC is part of the Sorghum bicolor cultivar BTx623 chromosome 10, Sorghum_bicolor_NCBIv3, whole genome shotgun sequence genome and harbors:
- the LOC8066403 gene encoding 2-oxoglutarate dehydrogenase, mitochondrial isoform X2, yielding MYCSSLSEFAVLGFELGYSMENPNSLVLWEAQFGDFANGAQVMFDQFLSSGEAKWLRQTGLVVLLPHGYDGQGPEHSSARLERFLQMSDDNPFVIPEMEPTLRKQIQECNWQIHREFRKPLIVTAPKNLLRHKDCKSNLSEFDDVEGHLGFDKQGTRFKRLIKDRNDHKQVEEGINRLILCSGKVYYELDEERKKSKRGDVAICRVEQLCPFPYDLIQRELKRYPNAEIVWCQEEPMNMGAYSYISPRLFTAMKALGRGSFEDIKYVGRAPSAATATGFLSVHVQEQSELVKKALPPKPIKFP
- the LOC8066403 gene encoding 2-oxoglutarate dehydrogenase, mitochondrial isoform X1, with protein sequence MYCSSLSEFAVLGFELGYSMENPNSLVLWEAQFGDFANGAQVMFDQFLSSGEAKWLRQTGLVVLLPHGYDGQGPEHSSARLERFLQMSDDNPFVIPEMEPTLRKQIQECNWQVVNVTTPANYFHLLRRQIHREFRKPLIVTAPKNLLRHKDCKSNLSEFDDVEGHLGFDKQGTRFKRLIKDRNDHKQVEEGINRLILCSGKVYYELDEERKKSKRGDVAICRVEQLCPFPYDLIQRELKRYPNAEIVWCQEEPMNMGAYSYISPRLFTAMKALGRGSFEDIKYVGRAPSAATATGFLSVHVQEQSELVKKALPPKPIKFP